From one Tetragenococcus osmophilus genomic stretch:
- a CDS encoding nucleoid-associated protein, with amino-acid sequence MDIYLKQAIMHIVDRKSGDPVFSQVALDLSTEYIRDYLTKKIQKLASSQTKTGTLAPDSEIAQLTQQAEKDFIYFSEAFVSRWYEVYQQSEDAPDSDVFVVLYELDEITYIAFLKVKYTEGFTHYVDANEQGIQNDLIINRAILPGKAQKADEGITINLSDFSYELIEKSYTFSGEKMNYFSTKVIESQPTPSLEDHVKVIKKTAEEIGEKFDTPCYNLVADVKEAVYDTIEEHGQIDTKQVAEQVFKDNVTAKMSFTEEVEEQGVTNQAPMMREVKEISEKKYGKQKLKLSNGIELVVPLDVYRDPELIEFINNPDGTISVTIKNVDEIINRM; translated from the coding sequence ATGGATATTTATTTAAAGCAAGCTATTATGCACATTGTCGATAGAAAATCAGGTGACCCTGTTTTTTCACAAGTGGCATTAGACTTGAGTACTGAATATATACGAGATTATTTAACAAAAAAGATCCAAAAACTTGCAAGCTCACAAACAAAAACAGGAACTTTAGCTCCGGATTCCGAAATTGCTCAATTAACCCAGCAGGCCGAAAAAGATTTTATTTATTTTAGTGAAGCTTTTGTGAGCCGCTGGTACGAGGTTTATCAGCAAAGTGAAGATGCGCCTGATAGCGATGTTTTCGTTGTTTTATATGAACTTGATGAAATAACTTATATTGCTTTTTTAAAGGTTAAATATACCGAAGGGTTCACTCATTATGTTGATGCAAATGAGCAAGGTATTCAAAACGATCTTATTATCAATCGAGCGATTTTACCAGGAAAAGCTCAAAAAGCTGACGAGGGAATAACGATTAATTTATCAGATTTTTCCTATGAGCTCATCGAAAAAAGCTATACTTTTTCAGGTGAGAAAATGAACTATTTTTCTACTAAAGTGATTGAATCACAGCCTACACCTTCTTTGGAGGATCATGTCAAAGTTATTAAAAAAACAGCCGAAGAAATCGGCGAAAAATTCGACACGCCTTGTTATAATTTAGTAGCAGATGTAAAAGAAGCTGTTTATGATACGATTGAAGAACATGGTCAAATTGATACCAAACAAGTTGCTGAACAAGTTTTTAAAGATAACGTAACTGCAAAGATGTCCTTTACAGAAGAAGTTGAAGAACAAGGTGTTACAAATCAAGCACCGATGATGCGCGAAGTAAAAGAAATTTCCGAAAAGAAATACGGCAAACAAAAACTAAAACTTTCAAATGGTATCGAACTTGTAGTGCCTCTTGATGTTTATCGCGATCCTGAACTTATTGAATTTATTAATAATCCAGATGGGACGATTTCAGTTACCATTAAAAATGTCGACGAAATTATTAACCGTATGTAA
- a CDS encoding lysozyme family protein, which translates to MNKKKKSVLKKVLLLISIMVLTLGGYYFYRNYQILKQVYQYEDQVEQAVEKENIPQYKNLVLSVIFTETKGENDDPMQSSESKSGYPNQIEESQESIEQGVAFLATAIKKAEAEGCDLWTAVQAYNFGLDYIDYVAENGKTNRLELAEQYSKDTLSPELGNSQRTKYRYLSFQSIMHNGGYLYHNGGNFFYADIVKANENKIKQTSFLF; encoded by the coding sequence ATGAATAAAAAAAAGAAATCCGTATTAAAAAAAGTATTATTACTCATTTCGATAATGGTACTTACCTTAGGTGGGTATTATTTTTATAGAAATTATCAGATTTTAAAACAAGTTTACCAATATGAAGACCAAGTGGAACAAGCGGTAGAAAAAGAAAATATACCCCAATATAAAAATCTAGTACTCAGTGTTATTTTTACAGAAACTAAGGGTGAAAATGACGACCCAATGCAAAGTTCAGAAAGTAAAAGTGGATATCCTAATCAAATCGAAGAATCACAAGAAAGTATCGAACAAGGTGTGGCTTTTTTAGCTACAGCTATAAAAAAAGCAGAGGCTGAAGGTTGTGACTTATGGACAGCAGTGCAAGCTTATAACTTTGGTTTAGATTATATCGATTACGTAGCCGAAAATGGAAAAACAAATCGATTAGAGTTAGCAGAGCAATATTCAAAAGATACTTTATCTCCAGAACTTGGAAATAGTCAACGCACCAAATATCGCTATTTAAGTTTTCAATCTATAATGCATAATGGCGGTTATTTATACCATAACGGCGGAAATTTCTTTTATGCAGATATAGTCAAAGCAAACGAAAATAAAATTAAACAGACAAGCTTTTTGTTTTAA